Proteins from a genomic interval of Symmachiella macrocystis:
- a CDS encoding ParB N-terminal domain-containing protein — translation MELRNIPIAQLHGAEYNPRVQLQPGMPGYDRLKRSIDEFGLVQPIVWNEQTGNVVGGHQRLTVLKNEGHETVDVMVVSLDESREKALNVALNNSQIGGDWDAEKLLSLVQELHELPDFDETLTGFDVDDVRDLLLLPDPDWKPEPKTDEAPGLVRVTLEIATESWTEVQPAIDRLVQQWGLRAHVKTE, via the coding sequence ATGGAACTACGGAACATCCCCATCGCGCAGCTACACGGTGCGGAATACAATCCGCGAGTGCAATTGCAACCAGGCATGCCGGGGTATGACCGGTTGAAGCGGTCGATTGATGAGTTTGGATTGGTGCAGCCGATTGTCTGGAATGAACAAACCGGAAACGTCGTTGGCGGACATCAACGATTGACGGTGCTAAAAAATGAAGGGCACGAAACCGTGGACGTCATGGTGGTGTCGCTCGACGAGTCGCGGGAAAAAGCACTCAACGTCGCCCTGAATAATTCGCAAATCGGTGGCGATTGGGATGCGGAGAAGTTGTTAAGCCTGGTACAAGAACTGCACGAACTTCCCGACTTCGACGAAACCCTCACCGGCTTCGACGTCGACGACGTCCGGGACCTATTACTGCTCCCCGACCCCGATTGGAAACCCGAACCGAAAACGGACGAAGCGCCCGGCCTCGTCCGCGTCACCTTAGAAATCGCCACCGAATCCTGGACCGAAGTACAACCAGCCATCGATCGTTTGGTCCAACAATGGGGTTTGCGCGCGCATGTGAAAACCGAATGA
- a CDS encoding DUF1501 domain-containing protein — MTAPTTACRGPVSRRSFLEAGSLALGGLGLSDLLRGRAAAKETTGLADDTSVILIWLQGGPSHMETYDLKPEAPIDYRGECNPIATAAPGMDICEHLPMHAQVADKINVIRSISHGFANHAAGAGRFLSGYNPFKLLDPLGQFPCLGPVVSKMLEGRRNPAMPRYVADSSNVYGGGSASLGPAYLPFVVGGDPNAPNFEVKNLSLSPAIKDRLDDRSLLRKAFDGLNREIDQSRVMDSMDKYDREAVSLLTSNKAQNAFDLSQENPKVRDKYGRHKWGQRALLARRLVEAGTSFVTMQMQNPSIPGAIGNWDIHAVNGHLFDDARARLPVFDQAVAALVEDLYQRGLDKKVMLIVSGEFGRTPRINPQKGTASKVLQPGRDHYPGAMSVLVSGGGMQTGQVIGSTTAKGELPKDRKLDPNDLLATIYRFLGIDYAEMVPDNNGRPVPLIPFGTPIRELL; from the coding sequence ATGACGGCTCCCACCACAGCTTGTCGCGGACCAGTTAGCCGCCGTAGCTTTTTAGAAGCGGGGTCGTTGGCGCTGGGTGGATTGGGGCTGAGCGATTTGCTGCGCGGGCGTGCTGCTGCCAAAGAGACAACGGGACTGGCCGACGATACGTCGGTAATTCTCATCTGGTTGCAAGGCGGGCCGAGTCATATGGAGACCTATGACCTCAAGCCCGAAGCACCGATTGATTATCGTGGCGAATGCAATCCGATCGCAACCGCTGCTCCCGGAATGGACATCTGTGAGCACCTGCCGATGCACGCCCAGGTGGCGGACAAAATCAACGTGATCCGCTCGATCTCGCACGGCTTCGCCAACCACGCCGCCGGCGCGGGACGATTTTTGTCCGGCTACAATCCGTTCAAACTCCTCGATCCTCTCGGGCAGTTTCCCTGCTTGGGGCCGGTCGTCTCCAAGATGTTGGAAGGCCGCCGCAATCCCGCCATGCCTCGCTACGTCGCCGATTCGTCAAATGTTTACGGCGGTGGCAGTGCCAGTCTTGGCCCGGCCTATTTGCCGTTTGTCGTCGGTGGAGACCCCAACGCTCCTAACTTTGAAGTCAAAAACCTATCGCTCTCCCCGGCGATCAAAGACCGCTTGGACGACCGCAGCTTGCTCCGCAAAGCGTTCGACGGACTCAACCGCGAGATCGATCAGTCACGCGTGATGGACTCGATGGACAAATACGATCGCGAAGCGGTCAGCCTGCTAACCAGCAACAAAGCGCAGAACGCGTTTGATTTGTCACAGGAAAACCCCAAGGTGCGCGACAAATATGGCCGTCACAAATGGGGCCAACGCGCGCTGTTAGCACGGCGACTCGTTGAAGCGGGTACGAGTTTTGTGACCATGCAAATGCAAAACCCCAGCATCCCGGGGGCGATCGGCAACTGGGATATCCATGCGGTCAATGGACACCTTTTCGACGATGCCCGCGCACGTTTGCCGGTCTTTGACCAAGCCGTCGCCGCCCTGGTCGAGGACCTCTATCAGCGCGGTCTGGATAAAAAAGTGATGCTGATCGTGTCGGGGGAATTCGGACGCACGCCGCGGATCAATCCGCAAAAAGGGACCGCTTCGAAGGTGCTCCAACCGGGCCGCGATCACTATCCCGGCGCCATGTCCGTTCTCGTTTCCGGCGGCGGCATGCAAACCGGACAGGTCATTGGTTCCACAACCGCCAAGGGAGAACTTCCCAAAGATCGCAAGCTCGACCCCAACGATCTGTTGGCCACGATCTACCGTTTTCTGGGCATTGACTATGCAGAAATGGTCCCCGACAACAACGGCCGCCCGGTCCCGCTGATCCCCTTTGGGACACCGATCCGCGAGTTGCTGTAG
- a CDS encoding ExeA family protein, translating to MYAQHWGLVDIPFQSTIDQRWFYEGPSHEEAVARLLFIVEQHRRLGVLVGEAGTGKSMLLAVLKRAVQRAQGQVVHVNVAGRSGEEVVWELAAGLRLSPRPDDPPRTLWRKIEEVLLGNQLAHVQTVLVFDHFEWADRECQKAIARLVHLNTQTPTWTTMVVAVREKALQESCDLFRHLIDLTIQAPPFSNDESRDYVISLLSRAGRRDPLFTDSALDRLHALSGGVPRELNRLCDMSLLAAMSAGAVAVTADIVGSFAAEESAEKSFDRQTVLNNV from the coding sequence ATGTACGCCCAACACTGGGGTCTCGTAGACATCCCTTTTCAATCGACCATCGACCAACGTTGGTTCTATGAAGGACCCTCTCACGAAGAGGCGGTCGCCCGGTTGTTATTCATCGTCGAACAACATCGCCGTCTGGGCGTGCTGGTGGGAGAAGCGGGAACCGGCAAGTCGATGTTGCTGGCCGTCTTAAAACGCGCCGTGCAACGTGCCCAAGGCCAGGTGGTTCACGTCAACGTGGCCGGTCGCTCGGGGGAGGAAGTCGTTTGGGAACTCGCTGCTGGATTACGACTCAGCCCGCGACCCGATGATCCCCCCAGGACACTTTGGCGCAAAATCGAAGAAGTGTTGCTCGGCAACCAACTGGCCCACGTACAAACCGTTTTGGTATTCGATCACTTTGAGTGGGCCGATCGTGAGTGTCAAAAAGCGATCGCCCGCTTGGTCCACCTCAATACGCAAACACCCACCTGGACAACCATGGTAGTGGCCGTCCGAGAAAAAGCCCTCCAGGAAAGTTGCGACCTGTTCCGACACCTGATCGACCTCACGATTCAAGCACCGCCGTTCAGTAACGATGAATCGCGCGATTACGTGATCAGCTTATTGAGCAGAGCAGGGCGTCGCGATCCGTTGTTCACCGATTCGGCATTAGACCGTCTGCACGCATTGAGCGGCGGCGTGCCGCGCGAGCTGAATCGCCTGTGCGACATGAGCCTGCTCGCCGCCATGTCAGCCGGAGCAGTGGCCGTGACAGCCGACATCGTCGGTTCCTTTGCCGCTGAGGAGTCTGCTGAAAAATCGTTCGACCGGCAGACGGTATTGAATAACGTGTGA
- a CDS encoding DNA/RNA non-specific endonuclease, producing MSSYTSPLDSLRQDHEVMENLRDLFGSRRKVDELELAQEVHPLNRRAIVEFLDEPVGPTENHSNDDAFFSEAIVLATGRPSLLIQDNAIQLSNVQLPSLKQRLEANRATIEHPIPAIGRVELMFHPDYEWVGTGWLLEDSMLVTNRHVANIFAERRGGAFAFRQFAGNTVRSWIDFREEHHRADEIEIEVESILYVANTGSRDPDIAILKLHNQGNLPPHLELASADASERDHVGVIGYPAWDGRRNPGPAMSRIFQDIYNVKRYAPGQIADVRSGVITHDCSTLGGNSGSPVLDQTTGKVVGLHFAGRFMSENYALPVSAIKRELRRVSTQVAVDDVPVPVESLNNRRGYAEAFLGNRSLAVPLPALNSDQLAHAAPVSGRERERGIGKYVLDYTHFSVVMNKTRRLAYYAAVNIDGTEEVAIRRTNTRWRVDPRIDRDHQHDNDLYVRNKLDRGHLVRRLDPVWGDYNEAKRANDDTFHYTNAAPQHARLNQHDWLALEDYLLVNTNQDDQRLTVFTGPVFTRCDTDYRGTTLPEDFWKVAVMVQDDDLLATGYLLSQKQFMDDLEFVIGEFRTYQTPIRTIEQLTGLSFGSLADHDPLDATEAFGFPTINGPNDIILG from the coding sequence ATGAGTTCGTACACATCTCCCTTGGATTCACTGCGTCAAGATCATGAGGTTATGGAAAATCTTCGCGATCTCTTTGGCAGCCGTCGAAAAGTCGATGAGTTAGAATTGGCGCAAGAGGTTCATCCCCTCAATCGGCGAGCGATTGTCGAATTTCTTGACGAACCGGTTGGACCGACGGAAAACCACAGCAACGACGACGCATTTTTCTCCGAAGCGATCGTGTTGGCCACCGGTCGTCCTTCGTTGCTCATTCAAGACAACGCAATTCAGTTGAGTAACGTGCAGCTACCCAGCCTCAAACAACGTCTAGAGGCGAACCGTGCGACCATCGAGCACCCCATCCCGGCCATCGGCCGTGTGGAGTTGATGTTTCACCCAGACTACGAATGGGTGGGCACCGGCTGGTTACTTGAAGATTCGATGTTGGTGACCAATCGTCATGTCGCCAACATCTTCGCGGAACGGCGCGGCGGCGCTTTTGCCTTCAGGCAATTCGCTGGAAACACGGTCAGATCCTGGATCGACTTTCGCGAGGAACATCATCGAGCGGACGAAATCGAAATCGAGGTCGAATCGATCCTATACGTTGCGAACACTGGAAGTCGCGATCCCGACATCGCAATTTTGAAGCTCCACAATCAAGGCAATTTGCCCCCACATTTAGAGTTAGCCTCTGCCGACGCAAGCGAACGCGATCATGTGGGAGTGATCGGATATCCGGCATGGGATGGACGTCGCAATCCAGGACCGGCCATGTCGCGCATTTTTCAAGACATCTACAACGTCAAACGCTATGCACCCGGGCAAATTGCTGACGTGCGTAGCGGCGTGATCACACACGACTGCTCTACACTGGGCGGCAACAGCGGCTCACCGGTGCTCGACCAAACAACGGGCAAAGTCGTCGGTTTGCATTTTGCGGGCCGCTTCATGTCGGAAAACTACGCGCTCCCGGTGAGTGCCATCAAGCGAGAGTTACGCCGCGTATCCACTCAAGTCGCTGTCGACGATGTCCCGGTCCCCGTGGAATCGCTGAACAATCGCCGCGGATACGCTGAAGCGTTTTTAGGCAATCGTTCACTCGCCGTTCCGCTCCCAGCTTTGAACTCCGATCAATTGGCGCACGCCGCTCCCGTTAGCGGGCGGGAACGAGAACGCGGGATCGGCAAATATGTACTCGACTACACGCATTTTTCGGTCGTCATGAATAAAACTCGGCGGCTCGCCTATTATGCCGCTGTCAATATCGACGGAACTGAAGAAGTGGCCATACGTCGAACGAATACCCGCTGGCGGGTGGATCCGCGAATCGACCGCGACCACCAACACGACAACGATCTGTATGTGCGCAATAAACTTGATCGCGGCCATCTGGTCCGACGCCTCGATCCCGTCTGGGGAGACTACAACGAAGCCAAGCGAGCCAATGACGATACGTTCCACTACACAAACGCCGCACCGCAACATGCCCGACTCAACCAGCACGACTGGCTCGCACTAGAAGACTATCTGCTCGTCAACACCAACCAGGACGACCAAAGATTGACCGTCTTCACCGGACCGGTATTCACCCGTTGCGACACGGACTACCGCGGAACCACGTTGCCGGAGGACTTTTGGAAGGTGGCCGTCATGGTTCAGGACGACGACTTGCTGGCCACTGGTTATCTCCTCAGTCAAAAACAATTTATGGATGACTTGGAATTTGTGATCGGCGAATTTCGAACCTATCAAACACCGATCCGAACGATCGAGCAATTGACGGGTTTATCATTCGGCAGCCTTGCCGACCATGACCCCCTGGATGCGACCGAAGCCTTCGGCTTCCCCACGATCAATGGCCCCAACGACATCATATTGGGGTAA
- a CDS encoding DUF933 domain-containing protein gives MKIGLVGYQAGGKSSIFELLTGTAPDISKAHTGQLGTATVPDQRFDDLVALFNPKKISPAKIELFDTPGLSRDQGEGNAQRMSVLREANVLIQVIGAYAGADPLSDAQSFEEELVLADMQIISNRVARLRENIKKPRPDRDELQTELEFLEPIEVLLNEGQSLRSQEFSDEQEKHTKSFSLLTRKPLLVLINTAEADFDPDKLAAIEALGHPVIAAPAGLELDVQQLDEADRAEFAAELGLGEPCRKQLLRAIFEITEQITFFTSDEKEVRAWLLRRGESAVEAAGTIHTDLARGFIRAEIMAVADLLRLGSEREVKAAGLHQLVGKEYIMRDGDEILVRFNV, from the coding sequence ATGAAAATCGGACTCGTGGGCTATCAAGCTGGCGGAAAAAGCAGCATCTTTGAATTGCTGACCGGAACTGCCCCCGATATCTCCAAAGCGCACACCGGACAACTCGGCACCGCCACGGTTCCCGATCAGCGTTTTGATGATTTGGTTGCCCTGTTCAATCCCAAGAAAATCTCACCCGCGAAGATCGAACTGTTCGATACCCCCGGTTTGAGCCGCGACCAAGGAGAAGGGAACGCGCAACGGATGTCGGTGCTGCGGGAAGCCAACGTGTTGATCCAAGTCATCGGCGCTTATGCCGGAGCGGATCCGCTCAGCGATGCACAATCCTTCGAAGAGGAATTGGTGCTGGCCGACATGCAGATCATCAGCAATCGCGTCGCCCGGCTGCGAGAAAACATCAAAAAGCCCCGCCCCGACCGCGACGAACTGCAGACGGAGTTGGAATTCTTAGAGCCGATCGAAGTCTTGCTCAACGAGGGGCAATCGCTCCGCAGCCAGGAATTCTCCGACGAGCAGGAAAAGCATACCAAGTCCTTCTCGCTGCTGACGCGCAAGCCGCTGTTGGTCCTGATCAACACCGCTGAGGCGGATTTCGATCCTGACAAGCTGGCTGCCATCGAAGCATTGGGACACCCGGTCATTGCCGCTCCGGCTGGTTTGGAGCTGGACGTGCAACAACTCGACGAAGCCGATCGCGCCGAGTTTGCCGCCGAGTTGGGACTGGGCGAACCGTGTCGCAAACAACTGTTGCGAGCGATTTTCGAGATCACTGAGCAGATCACGTTTTTCACTTCCGACGAAAAAGAGGTCCGGGCCTGGCTGTTGCGGCGGGGCGAATCTGCCGTCGAAGCGGCCGGTACGATTCACACCGACTTGGCACGGGGCTTTATCCGAGCGGAAATCATGGCGGTGGCGGATCTGTTGCGGCTCGGTTCCGAACGCGAAGTCAAAGCGGCCGGCCTGCATCAGTTGGTCGGCAAGGAGTACATCATGCGCGATGGCGACGAAATCCTGGTGCGGTTCAATGTCTAG
- a CDS encoding ThiF family adenylyltransferase, with amino-acid sequence MTDDLQRYSKQVLFHGIGEEGQRELLRRRVLVCGCGALGTVLAEGMVRAGVGFVRIVDRDFVELSNLQRQVLFDEQDIADQLPKSVAAGRKLAKINSTVEIDPIVADVSYENVMGLANDVDLILDGTDNFEIRYLLNDVSLETGIPWVYGGCIGSHGQTMTILPGETACLRCLIDAVPEPGSVETCDTAGVLAAIINVIASLQVVDALKILSGQRNLIEPKLTVIDVWDGTFRRMNMEGLRDRSGCPACHAGERVWLRGTLGSQTTILCGRNAVQVSPPSKTRLVFDDLANRLAGIGTINYNKYLFRIALNEGDYELTAFQDGRVIIKGTEDIPTAKTLYAKYIGS; translated from the coding sequence ATGACCGACGACCTACAACGATACAGCAAGCAAGTCCTGTTTCATGGGATTGGCGAAGAGGGACAACGGGAGTTGTTGCGGCGGCGCGTGCTGGTGTGTGGTTGCGGCGCGCTGGGGACGGTGCTGGCTGAGGGGATGGTCCGTGCGGGGGTCGGTTTTGTGCGGATTGTGGATCGCGATTTTGTTGAGCTGAGTAACTTGCAGCGGCAGGTGCTCTTTGACGAACAGGATATCGCCGATCAACTTCCTAAGTCGGTTGCTGCGGGGCGCAAATTGGCGAAGATCAACAGCACGGTTGAAATCGACCCGATAGTTGCCGACGTCAGTTACGAGAATGTGATGGGGTTGGCCAACGATGTCGATTTGATTCTGGATGGCACTGACAATTTTGAAATCCGCTATTTACTCAACGACGTTTCTTTAGAAACCGGAATTCCTTGGGTTTATGGCGGGTGCATTGGCAGTCATGGTCAAACGATGACAATCCTTCCCGGCGAGACGGCCTGCCTGAGATGTCTGATCGATGCGGTTCCCGAGCCGGGGTCGGTTGAGACGTGTGATACGGCGGGCGTATTGGCGGCGATCATTAATGTGATTGCGTCGTTACAGGTGGTCGATGCGCTGAAAATTCTGTCGGGACAACGCAATCTGATTGAACCGAAACTGACGGTGATCGATGTTTGGGACGGGACGTTTCGGCGGATGAATATGGAGGGGCTCCGCGATCGCTCCGGCTGCCCAGCCTGCCATGCGGGAGAACGAGTTTGGTTACGCGGCACGTTGGGATCGCAGACGACGATCCTCTGTGGGCGGAATGCTGTCCAGGTTTCGCCGCCTTCCAAGACGCGGTTGGTGTTCGACGATCTGGCAAATCGCCTCGCAGGAATCGGCACGATCAACTACAACAAATACTTGTTCCGAATCGCCCTGAACGAAGGGGATTATGAACTGACGGCGTTCCAGGACGGTCGCGTGATTATTAAAGGGACCGAGGACATTCCCACCGCCAAGACGCTGTACGCGAAATACATAGGAAGCTGA
- the ispG gene encoding (E)-4-hydroxy-3-methylbut-2-enyl-diphosphate synthase, translating to MDLPRNPTRAVNIGSITIGNGNPIAVQSMCATHTQDIDATVAQANALVAAGANVVRIAADSKPDAAALAEIRKQTTANLSVDLQENYRLAEIIGPHVDKIRYNPGHLYHHEREKPWQEKVKYIVGVAGDSDCAIRIGVNCGSVDPAMADKYDDDDSISPMLESALDHCEFLDSLGFQRYCVSLKDSDPQKVIEVNRRFAVERPDVPMHLGVTEAGMPPDGIIKTRIAFEQLISQGIGDTVRVSLTLPNSRKPEEIDAGRQILADIAAGRVRSFVDFQLDTLNIISCPSCSRVENEAFIELAQDVKEMTAYAKDHAITIAVMGCRVNGPGETDDADLGLWCGPTVVNLKKGPQSIGAYGYDEILPRLKAELDKLIAGREAAGV from the coding sequence GTGGACCTGCCGCGCAACCCCACTCGTGCCGTCAATATTGGTTCTATCACCATCGGCAATGGAAATCCCATCGCCGTACAGAGCATGTGTGCTACGCATACGCAAGACATCGATGCCACCGTTGCCCAGGCCAATGCGCTGGTTGCGGCAGGTGCGAATGTCGTGCGGATTGCTGCTGATAGCAAACCGGATGCGGCTGCCCTAGCTGAAATTCGCAAACAAACCACCGCCAATCTGTCGGTCGACTTGCAGGAGAATTATCGATTGGCGGAGATCATCGGTCCGCACGTCGACAAGATCCGCTACAACCCGGGACACCTGTACCACCACGAACGAGAAAAGCCGTGGCAAGAGAAGGTGAAATACATTGTTGGTGTCGCTGGAGATTCGGACTGTGCCATCCGCATCGGCGTGAATTGCGGCTCCGTCGATCCGGCCATGGCGGACAAATATGACGACGACGATTCGATTTCACCCATGCTGGAAAGCGCGCTGGACCATTGTGAATTTCTGGATTCGCTGGGATTCCAGCGGTACTGTGTTTCACTGAAAGATTCTGATCCGCAAAAAGTGATCGAAGTCAATCGCCGGTTCGCCGTAGAACGTCCCGATGTTCCGATGCATTTGGGAGTCACCGAAGCGGGCATGCCGCCTGACGGCATCATCAAAACTCGCATCGCCTTTGAACAACTCATCAGCCAAGGCATCGGCGACACGGTGCGCGTTTCGCTGACGCTGCCCAACTCCCGCAAGCCGGAAGAAATCGACGCCGGCCGACAAATCCTGGCTGACATCGCCGCCGGCCGCGTGCGTAGCTTCGTCGATTTTCAACTCGACACGTTGAACATCATCAGTTGTCCCAGTTGTTCGCGCGTGGAAAACGAAGCCTTCATCGAATTAGCGCAAGACGTCAAAGAGATGACCGCCTACGCCAAGGACCACGCGATCACGATCGCCGTGATGGGCTGCCGCGTCAACGGCCCCGGCGAAACCGACGACGCCGACTTAGGCCTGTGGTGCGGCCCGACGGTTGTGAACCTCAAAAAAGGCCCGCAGTCGATTGGGGCGTATGGCTACGACGAGATTCTGCCGCGATTGAAGGCGGAGTTAGATAAGTTGATCGCCGGGCGCGAAGCGGCGGGGGTATAG
- a CDS encoding DUF1501 domain-containing protein, with product MSTAEQAALRAEDQRAANRDIDGCIFIVLTGGPSQLETFDPKPAAPTQIRGPFQAIATNTPGIQLSEALPRLAQRTQKFTLLRSLYHTAAPIHEAGLQLLQTGRCARGGILFPALGSMIGALLGPREGVPSYCVVPQLLGNTGIRTYQGQTAGILGPTLDPVTGGGYESALQKTGSQPYGTTPFARACFQARQLIEAGVRFVTVNMFLDLDQQTSWDCHGTVTTMADLRDTVCPDFDKTVSSLLDDLEATGLLKRTLVVASGEFGRTPRINAHGGRDHWPGVWSALMAGGPVSGGQVIGASDARGTAPIDSPVTPDALLSTIAAAFGIPHATTLTAPDDTEFSIAASRPISELGKARV from the coding sequence ATGTCGACGGCTGAGCAAGCCGCGCTCCGCGCTGAAGATCAACGCGCGGCCAACCGCGATATTGACGGTTGTATTTTTATTGTGCTGACCGGCGGTCCCAGCCAGTTGGAAACATTCGACCCTAAACCGGCGGCACCGACACAGATTCGCGGCCCGTTTCAAGCCATTGCCACCAACACACCCGGCATTCAATTGAGTGAAGCCTTGCCGCGACTCGCGCAACGAACACAAAAGTTCACCCTGCTCCGCTCACTGTATCACACGGCGGCGCCGATTCATGAAGCGGGTCTGCAGTTGCTCCAAACCGGTCGCTGCGCGCGAGGCGGCATTCTGTTCCCGGCGCTGGGATCGATGATTGGTGCCTTGCTCGGCCCGCGAGAAGGGGTGCCGAGTTATTGTGTTGTGCCGCAACTGCTGGGGAACACCGGCATCCGAACCTATCAGGGACAAACCGCCGGCATTTTGGGACCCACACTCGACCCGGTGACGGGGGGCGGGTATGAATCGGCACTTCAGAAAACGGGTTCGCAACCGTATGGCACGACTCCGTTTGCCCGGGCGTGTTTTCAAGCGCGGCAACTGATCGAAGCGGGTGTCCGTTTTGTCACCGTCAATATGTTCCTCGATCTTGATCAACAGACGTCGTGGGATTGTCACGGGACGGTCACGACGATGGCCGACTTGCGCGACACGGTTTGTCCTGACTTCGACAAAACCGTTTCCAGCCTTTTGGATGACTTGGAGGCGACCGGCTTGCTGAAACGGACATTGGTGGTCGCCAGTGGGGAATTCGGCCGTACGCCGCGAATCAATGCCCACGGTGGACGCGATCATTGGCCTGGGGTGTGGTCAGCCTTGATGGCTGGTGGGCCGGTCAGCGGCGGGCAGGTGATAGGCGCTAGCGACGCGCGCGGGACTGCGCCGATTGATTCTCCGGTGACGCCCGACGCATTGCTCTCGACAATTGCCGCCGCCTTCGGCATTCCTCACGCAACCACGTTGACGGCGCCGGACGACACGGAGTTTTCGATTGCGGCGAGCCGTCCGATCAGCGAACTGGGCAAGGCCCGCGTCTGA